The following coding sequences lie in one Paracidovorax avenae genomic window:
- a CDS encoding ExbD/TolR family protein, giving the protein MAFGRLERTSAPRPMSDINMTPLVDVMLVLVVIFILAAPLLASAIRLDLPRAEGTTQGAAGDSVEVAIDAAGQVFVGGVPVDGAALAERLRGVARAHPQAEVQLRADAGVPYGRVVEVMGAAHAAGLHRIGFVAEPGASPPDAAAAARR; this is encoded by the coding sequence ATGGCATTCGGCCGCCTCGAACGCACATCCGCCCCCAGGCCGATGAGCGACATCAACATGACGCCCCTGGTGGACGTCATGCTGGTGCTCGTGGTCATCTTCATCCTGGCCGCGCCGCTGCTGGCCAGTGCCATCCGGCTCGACCTGCCGCGTGCGGAGGGCACCACACAGGGTGCCGCCGGTGACTCGGTCGAAGTCGCGATCGATGCCGCGGGCCAGGTCTTCGTCGGCGGAGTGCCCGTGGATGGCGCCGCCCTGGCCGAACGGCTGCGTGGCGTGGCACGGGCGCATCCTCAAGCCGAGGTGCAGTTGCGTGCCGACGCCGGCGTGCCGTATGGCCGGGTGGTCGAGGTGATGGGCGCCGCCCACGCCGCGGGCCTGCACCGCATCGGATTCGTGGCCGAGCCCGGGGCTTCCCCGCCGGACGCGGCCGCCGCTGCGCGCCGCTGA
- a CDS encoding MotA/TolQ/ExbB proton channel family protein translates to MNAWHWWHQGDMVTRISALLLLAMSIASWVVILWKARLLRRAVAGVERSTAEFWRSPTLESARQRLVPADPDGLVRPLVDAAAGVADNAQAGSLAASGQRSQQLTRVLRDALHRVLARLQFGQVLLATVGSTAPFVGLLGTVWGIYHALTALAGGGAVSIDRVAGPVGEALVMTAAGLAVAIPAVLAYNLFGRWVGRVEADLEGFALDLRELLLDESPSRGG, encoded by the coding sequence ATGAACGCGTGGCACTGGTGGCATCAGGGGGACATGGTCACCCGCATCTCGGCACTGCTGCTGCTGGCCATGTCCATTGCAAGCTGGGTGGTCATCCTCTGGAAGGCGCGCCTGCTGCGGCGCGCCGTGGCCGGTGTGGAGCGGAGCACCGCGGAGTTCTGGCGCTCGCCCACGCTGGAGTCGGCGCGCCAGCGCCTGGTGCCGGCCGATCCGGACGGCCTGGTAAGGCCCCTGGTGGACGCCGCCGCCGGTGTCGCGGACAACGCCCAGGCCGGCTCGCTGGCTGCGAGCGGCCAGCGCTCCCAGCAGCTCACGCGTGTCCTGCGCGATGCACTGCACCGGGTCCTGGCACGCCTGCAGTTCGGGCAGGTGCTGCTGGCCACCGTGGGATCCACGGCGCCGTTCGTCGGCCTGCTCGGCACGGTCTGGGGCATCTACCATGCGCTCACGGCCCTGGCCGGTGGCGGGGCGGTATCGATCGATCGCGTCGCCGGTCCGGTCGGCGAGGCGCTGGTGATGACGGCGGCGGGCCTGGCCGTGGCCATTCCCGCCGTGCTGGCCTACAACCTGTTCGGGCGGTGGGTCGGCCGCGTGGAAGCCGACCTCGAAGGCTTCGCCCTCGACCTGCGCGAACTGCTCCTGGACGAATCCCCGTCCCGCGGCGGCTGA
- the dapB gene encoding 4-hydroxy-tetrahydrodipicolinate reductase — MTVSAASTPSSPGTPAPIRVAIAGASGRMGRMLIEALRGSGTDLVLAGALDVPGSPSLGTDASAFLGHASGVAITADLHEGLAGCDVLIDFTRPEGTLAHLAACAERGVKAVIGTTGFTDAQKAEIEAFAQRTAIVMAPNMSVGVNVTFKLLEMAARALSTGYDIEIIEAHHRHKVDAPSGTALKMGEVIAQALGRDLKDCAVYGREGLTGERDPSTIGFAAVRGGDIVGDHTVLFAGTGERIEISHKSSSRSGYAQGSLRAARFLAAHRTGLFDMFDVLGLHG; from the coding sequence ATGACCGTTTCCGCTGCTTCGACCCCATCTTCCCCCGGTACTCCGGCGCCGATCCGTGTCGCGATCGCGGGTGCATCCGGCCGCATGGGCCGCATGCTGATCGAGGCGCTGCGCGGCAGCGGCACCGACCTGGTCCTCGCGGGCGCGCTGGACGTGCCGGGCAGCCCGTCCCTGGGGACCGACGCCTCGGCCTTCCTGGGCCATGCCAGCGGCGTGGCCATCACGGCCGACCTGCACGAGGGCCTGGCCGGCTGTGACGTGCTGATCGATTTCACCCGTCCGGAGGGCACGCTGGCCCATCTGGCGGCATGCGCGGAACGCGGCGTCAAGGCCGTGATCGGCACCACCGGCTTCACCGACGCCCAGAAGGCCGAGATCGAAGCCTTCGCGCAGCGCACCGCCATCGTCATGGCGCCCAACATGAGCGTGGGCGTGAACGTCACCTTCAAGCTGCTGGAGATGGCAGCCCGGGCGCTGTCCACGGGCTACGACATCGAGATCATCGAGGCCCACCACCGCCACAAGGTGGACGCCCCTTCCGGCACGGCGCTCAAGATGGGCGAAGTCATCGCCCAGGCGCTGGGCCGCGACCTCAAGGACTGCGCCGTGTACGGCCGCGAAGGCCTGACCGGCGAGCGCGACCCGTCCACCATCGGCTTCGCCGCGGTGCGCGGTGGCGACATCGTGGGAGACCATACGGTGCTGTTCGCCGGCACGGGCGAGCGCATCGAGATCTCCCACAAGTCCTCCAGCCGCTCGGGTTATGCCCAGGGCAGCCTGCGCGCGGCCCGCTTCCTGGCGGCGCACCGCACGGGCCTGTTCGACATGTTCGACGTGCTCGGCCTGCACGGCTGA
- a CDS encoding outer membrane protein assembly factor BamE, translating into MSVHAHRSARMGLILLLGTGLSACGSFDSASNRIASMITPYKVEVVQGNFVSREQVEALQPGMSRQQVKEILGTPLVTSLFHADRWEYVFTLKRPGVEAQSRKLTVFFKNDAFERVEGDEMPTEAEFVATLGTSRKAKPKVPQLEATPEQLAKYPKASTATLPEPADSAVPPPPSSYPPLESTTR; encoded by the coding sequence ATGTCCGTCCACGCCCATCGCAGCGCCCGCATGGGCCTGATCCTGTTGCTCGGCACGGGCCTTTCGGCCTGCGGCAGCTTCGATAGCGCCAGCAACCGCATCGCGAGCATGATCACGCCTTACAAGGTCGAGGTGGTGCAGGGCAATTTCGTCTCCCGCGAGCAGGTCGAGGCACTGCAGCCCGGCATGTCGCGCCAGCAGGTGAAGGAAATCCTCGGCACGCCCCTGGTGACCAGCCTGTTCCATGCCGACCGCTGGGAATATGTCTTCACCCTCAAGCGCCCCGGCGTCGAGGCCCAGTCCCGCAAGCTGACAGTGTTCTTCAAGAACGACGCGTTCGAGCGCGTCGAGGGCGACGAGATGCCCACCGAGGCGGAATTCGTCGCCACGCTCGGCACGTCGCGCAAGGCCAAGCCCAAGGTGCCTCAGCTCGAGGCCACGCCCGAGCAGCTCGCCAAATACCCCAAGGCCTCCACCGCCACGCTGCCGGAGCCGGCCGACTCCGCGGTGCCTCCTCCGCCGTCGAGCTACCCGCCGCTCGAATCCACCACCCGCTGA